A genomic window from Punica granatum isolate Tunisia-2019 chromosome 2, ASM765513v2, whole genome shotgun sequence includes:
- the LOC116194521 gene encoding polyol transporter 5-like: MAENKFVVAGSNGGQGKPPKRNKYAIACTILASMTSILIGYDGGVMSGAGLYIQKDLKISDVQIEVLNGIINLVSLIGAPMAGRTSDYVGRRYTIVIAGAIFFAGAILMGLANGYALLMVGRIVAGIGTGYALMIAPVYSSEVAPASSRGFLASFPEVFINAGVLLGYISNYGFSKLRLDLGWRIMLGIGALPSVILAVGVMAMPESPRWLVMQGRLGEARKVLYRTSDSNQEAEERLADIKEAAGIPPESNDDVVQVVKKESSGSGVWKELLLHPTPAVRHVLIAAVGIQFFQQASGVDTVVVYSPRIFEKAGLKTSDQLLLATVAVGFSKTICILISTFYLDKLGRRAILLTSVGGMVISLVTLACALEVVNRAGGEQVMWALVLCIAMVLAFVGTFSMGLGPIAWVYSSEIFPLRLRAQGASIGVGMNRLMSGIISMTFISLYKAITISGAFFLFAAVAAISWVFFYVMLPETRGRTLEDMEVLFGNYHRWKSVAKKLEAEKAKNSTEKRPETA, from the exons ATGGCAGAGAATAAGTTTGTAGTCGCGGGGAGTAATGGCGGCCAAGGCAAGCCACCGAAGAGAAATAAGTATGCCATTGCTTGCACCATCCTTGCCTCCATGACGTCGATCTTGATCGGCTACG ATGGAGGTGTGATGAGTGGCGCGGGATTATACATCCAGAAGGACTTGAAGATAAGCGATGTACAGATCGAGGTACTCAATGGAATCATCAACCTCGTCTCGCTCATTGGCGCCCCCATGGCCGGTAGGACTTCCGACTATGTGGGCAGACGGTATACCATTGTGATCGCCGGGGCGATCTTCTTCGCTGGTGCCATACTCATGGGCCTTGCCAATGGCTACGCCTTACTCATGGTTGGCCGGATAGTGGCGGGGATTGGGACCGGTTATGCCCTCATGATTGCCCCCGTCTACTCCTCCGAAGTCGCGCCCGCTTCCTCCCGTGGCTTCCTCGCCTCCTTCCCAGAg GTATTTATCAACGCTGGTGTGCTCCTCGGGTATATATCGAACTATGGCTTCTCGAAGCTCCGATTGGACCTGGGCTGGCGAATCATGCTCGGGATTGGGGCCCTCCCTTCAGTAATCCTTGCCGTTGGCGTCATGGCCATGCCTGAATCTCCCCGTTGGCTAGTCATGCAGGGCCGCTTGGGTGAGGCCAGGAAGGTACTTTACAGGACTTCAGACTCGAACCAGGAGGCCGAGGAAAGGCTCGCCGACATCAAGGAAGCCGCCGGGATCCCCCCTGAGAGCAATGACGACGTCGTGCAGGTAGTGAAGAAGGAGAGCAGTGGGTCTGGCGTGTGGAAGGAGTTGCTCCTCCACCCAACGCCAGCTGTTCGCCACGTTTTGATCGCGGCTGTGGGTATCCAGTTCTTCCAGCAGGCGTCAGGGGTCGACACGGTCGTCGTGTACAGTCCACGTATCTTCGAGAAGGCCGGGCTCAAGACATCCGACCAATTGCTGCTTGCCACAGTGGCGGTCGGATTCTCCAAGACTATCTGCATCTTGATCTCGACCTTCTATCTCGACAAACTCGGGCGGCGGGCGATTCTCCTCACCAGTGTAGGCGGCATGGTCATTTCATTGGTGACCCTGGCGTGTGCGCTGGAGGTGGTCAATCGGGCCGGCGGGGAGCAGGTGATGTGGGCCCTCGTCTTGTGCATTGCCATGGTGCTTGCCTTTGTGGGGACGTTCTCGATGGGGCTGGGTCCCATCGCCTGGGTCTACAGCTCAGAGATATTCCCGCTAAGGCTCCGAGCTCAGGGTGCATCCATCGGGGTCGGGATGAACCGGTTGATGAGCGGTATCATCTCGATGACATTCATCTCTCTTTACAAGGCCATCACCATCAGCGGggccttcttcctcttcgcGGCGGTCGCAGCCATCTCTTGGGTGTTCTTCTACGTGATGCTGCCCGAGACACGTGGCCGGACCCTCGAGGACATGGAAGTCCTGTTCGGGAACTACCACCGCTGGAAGTCCGTGGCCAAGAAGCTGGAAGCCGAGAAAGCCAAGAACAGTACGGAGAAGCGGCCGGAGACTGCCTAG